In Aptenodytes patagonicus chromosome 22, bAptPat1.pri.cur, whole genome shotgun sequence, one DNA window encodes the following:
- the TMCC2 gene encoding transmembrane and coiled-coil domains protein 2 isoform X2, with product MELDKGDVTALSLPSTTGHGDADGTVCLDVPDGTPDPHRTKAAIEHLQQKILKITEQIKIEQEARDDNVAEYLKLANNADKQQASRIKQVFEKKNQKSAQTIAQLHKKLEHYHKKLKEIEQNGPSRQPKDVFRDMHQGLKDVGANVRSSISGFGGGVVEGVKGGLSGLSQATHTAVVSKPREFASLIRNKFGSADNIAHLKDTLDDGHPEEASRALSGSATLVSSPKYGSDDECSSATSGSAGGSNSGAGPGGLGSPKSNTLDSHHNNFDTILEELREIKDSQSHLEDSMEDLKAQLQRDYTYMTQCLQEERYRYERLEEQLNDLTELHQNEMTNLKQELASMEEKVAYQSYERARDIQEAVESCLTRVTKLELQQQQQQVVQLEGVENANARALLGKFINVILALMAVLLVFVSTIANFITPLMKTRMRILSTALVVLFLFFLWKHWDSITYFLEHVLLPS from the exons ATGGAG CTGGACAAGGGGGACGTGACTGCACTCAGCCTGCCCTCCACCACCGGGCACGGCGACGCTGACGGCACCGTCTGCCTGGACGTCCCTGATGGCACCCCTGACCCTCACAGGACGAAAGCTGCCATCGAGCACCTGCAGCAGAAGATCCTCAAGATCACCGAGCAGATCAAGATCGAGCAGGAGGCTCGGGATGACAACGTGGCCGAGTACCTGAAGCTGGCCAACAACGCGGACAAGCAGCAAGCTTCCCGCATCAAGCAGGTTTTTGAGAAGAAGAACCAGAAGTCGGCGCAGACCATCGCGCagctgcacaagaagctggagcaCTACCACAAGAAGCTGAAGGAGATCGAGCAGAACGGCCCTTCCCGGCAGCCCAAGGATGTCTTCCGGGACATGCACCAGGGTCTCAAGGACGTGGGTGCCAACGTTCGCTCCAGCATCAGTGGCTTTGGCGGCGGCGTGGTGGAGGGCGTCAAGGGAGGGCTCTCGGGTCTGTCACAGGCCACCCACACTGCCGTGGTCTCCAAGCCCCGGGAGTTCGCCAGCCTCATCCGGAACAAGTTTGGCAGTGCAGACAACATCGCCCACCTGAAGGACACGCTGGATGATGGGCACCCGGAGGAGGCTTCACGGGCTCTCAGCGGCAGTGCCACCCTGGTCTCCAGCCCCAAGTATGGCAGCGATGACGAGTGTTCCAGTGCCACCTCCGGTTCAGCTGGTGGCAGCAACTCAGGGGCAGGACCCGGCGGCTTGGGGAGCCCCAAGTCCAACACGCTGGACAGCCACCACAATAACTTTGACACCATCCTGGAGGAGCTCCGGGAGATCAAGGACAGCCAGTCGCACCTGGAGGACTCCATGGAGGACCTCAAGGCCCAGCTGCAGCGGGATTACACCTACATGACACAGTGCTTGCAAGAGGAGCGGTACAG GTACGAGCGCCTGGAGGAGCAGCTGAACGACCTCACCGAGCTGCACCAGAACGAAATGACCAACCTGAAGCAGGAGCTGGCCAGCATGGAGGAGAAGGTGGCCTACCAGTCCTACGAGAGGGCACGGGACATCCAG GAGGCGGTGGAGTCGTGCCTGACACGGGTGACcaagctggagctgcagcagcagcagcagcaggtggtGCAGCTGGAAGGGGTGGAGAACGCCAACGCCCGGGCGCTGCTGGGCAAGTTCATCAACGTCATCCTGGCCCTGATGGCCGTGCTGCTCGTCTTTGTCTCCACCATTGCCAACTTCATCACCCCGTTGATGAAGACCCGCATGCGCATCCTCAGCACCGCCCTGGTcgtcctcttcctcttcttcctctggaagCACTGGGACTCCATCACCTACTTTCTGGAgcatgtcctgctccccagctga